A region from the Plutella xylostella chromosome 6, ilPluXylo3.1, whole genome shotgun sequence genome encodes:
- the LOC125488624 gene encoding uncharacterized protein LOC125488624, whose protein sequence is MARKIVINEFLTFIQNKIDVLDELSIVQICATNFTEAEIETGKTTLFDCLPDGNRCVTRKGDEKNKKNIKDVIKLFHATAPELQPIFVAQDLNRLPPVSFDHVDVTRLLKDLVLLKNELHSLRNDTISKSEMTLFETKVYTDINNLKSYTTMPEMQTDTPNRQYSKPRPRLQQREDCKTKLNESTKNNVNSGRLSQSSPIASAEIRAEPVHTPTYRDIALRPAQTQAKPTRRTAVNKHDDSFILVERKKRSKPKNSNMIGTAQMSTKIQVADMTSAIYVSRLKKSSTVEHLKEHISDMGEQCVNVELLQQKQETNFNSFKVTVPRSKLNTYLSAEFWPEGVMYRRFREASWTAKTAK, encoded by the exons atggcAAGAAAGATCGTCATAAATGAGTTTTTgacttttatacaaaataaaattgacgTACTAGACGAGTTAAGTATTGTGCAAATATGTGCGACTAACTTTACGGAGGCAGAGATCGAGACAGGTAAAACTACCTTATTTGACTGTCTTCCTGATGGTAACAGATGCGTTACTAGAAAGGGGGACGAAAAAAACAAGAAGAACATCAAGGATGTCATTAAGTTATTTCATGCGACGGCCCCCGAGCTGCAGCCGATCTTCGTGGCGCAGGACCTGAACCGACTGCCTCCCGTGTCGTTCGATCATGTGGACGTCACAAGGCTACTGAAAGACCtagttttattgaaaaatGAACTGCATAGTTTACGTAATGACACGATCTCCAAGTCGGAGATGACATTGTTTGAGACGAAAGTATACAcggatataaataatttaaaatcttatacGACTATGCCGGAAATGCAAACAGATACGCCCAATAGGCAGTACTCAAAACCTAGGCCTAGGCTACAACAACGGGAAGACTGTAAGACGAAATTAAATGAATCCAccaaaaataatgtaaatagcGGGCGGCTGTCGCAATCGTCACCGATAGCGAGTGCGGAGATAAGAGCGGAACCGGTCCACACGCCGACCTACCGCGACATCGCCCTGCGGCCCGCGCAGACGCAAGCGAAACCGACCCGTCGGACTGCTGTAAATAAACACGACGATAGCTTCATACTCGTTGAGCGTAAGAAGCGAAGCAAACCAAAAAACAGTAACATGATTGGTACCGCACAG ATGTCTACTAAAATACAAGTAGCGGACATGACTTCGGCGATTTACGTTTCTAGACTTAAAAAGTCGAGTACTGTCGAGCACCTGAAGGAGCACATATCTGACATGGGCGAGCAATGCGTTAACGTCGAGTTACTGCAGCAGAAGCAAGAAACGAATTTTAATTCCTTTAAAGTCACTGTACCCCGtagtaaattaaatacctacctatcagcAGAATTCTGGCCGGAGGGTGTCATGTACCGGAGGTTCCGTGAAGCGTCATGGACAGCGAAGACagcaaaataa